From the Arvicola amphibius chromosome 2, mArvAmp1.2, whole genome shotgun sequence genome, one window contains:
- the LOC119808211 gene encoding signal recognition particle 19 kDa protein-like isoform X2 translates to MACATARSLADQDRFICIYPTYLSNKKTIAEGRRIPISKKNKMYSREWNRDIQYRGRVRVQLKQEDGSLCLVQFPSRKSVMLYVAEMIPKLKTRTQKTGGADPSLQQGEGSKKGKGKKK, encoded by the exons ATGGCTTGCGCGACCGCGCGGTCCCTGGCTGACCAGGACAGGTTTATTTGTATCTACCCCACTTATTTAAGTAATAAGAAGACCATAGCGGAGGGGAGGCGGATTCCCATAAGTAAG aaaaacaaaatgtactcCAGAGAATGGAACCGTGATATTCAGTACAGAGGCAGAGTCCGGGTTCAGCTCAAACAGGAAGATGGCAGCCTCTGTCTTGTGCAGTTCCCCTCACGTAAGTCAGTGATGCTGTATGTAGCAGAAATGATACCCAAGCTAAAAACAAGGACACAAAAAACAGGAGGTGCTGACCCAAGTCTTCAGCAAGGAGAGGGCAGtaaaaaggggaaagggaagaagaagtga
- the LOC119808211 gene encoding signal recognition particle 19 kDa protein-like isoform X1, with the protein MACATARSLADQDRFICIYPTYLSNKKTIAEGRRIPISKAVENPTATEIQDVCLAVGLNAFLEKNKMYSREWNRDIQYRGRVRVQLKQEDGSLCLVQFPSRKSVMLYVAEMIPKLKTRTQKTGGADPSLQQGEGSKKGKGKKK; encoded by the coding sequence ATGGCTTGCGCGACCGCGCGGTCCCTGGCTGACCAGGACAGGTTTATTTGTATCTACCCCACTTATTTAAGTAATAAGAAGACCATAGCGGAGGGGAGGCGGATTCCCATAAGTAAGGCTGTAGAAAACCCTACTGCTACTGAGATTCAGGATGTATGCTTGGCAGTTGGACTGAACGCAtttctggagaaaaacaaaatgtactcCAGAGAATGGAACCGTGATATTCAGTACAGAGGCAGAGTCCGGGTTCAGCTCAAACAGGAAGATGGCAGCCTCTGTCTTGTGCAGTTCCCCTCACGTAAGTCAGTGATGCTGTATGTAGCAGAAATGATACCCAAGCTAAAAACAAGGACACAAAAAACAGGAGGTGCTGACCCAAGTCTTCAGCAAGGAGAGGGCAGtaaaaaggggaaagggaagaagaagtga